The sequence below is a genomic window from Gymnogyps californianus isolate 813 chromosome 11, ASM1813914v2, whole genome shotgun sequence.
TTCTCTCCGGGCACGTCCTCCTTGCCATCGGGAGGGAGCATGGAGCCTCCTGGAGTGCCTGGCCAAGCCACAGCTCCTCATCTCGCAGCAGGAACAGACATCCCGGGTGCCTTCCACAGGAGCCCAGCTAGAAGAGAGCCTGGTGACCAGCCCATCCTATGGTAGGAATCCCTCACATGCTTTGGGGTCTCCTAGGAGAGACCAAAACCCTCCCACCCAGATGGCCAACACCAGATGAGAAGGCCAAGCTCTTCACCCTTGGACAAGCTGCTGTTCCAACTACTCACAGGTTGCTGGCTTTGTTGAAGGAGCAAGCCTTGTTCAGAGGGTCAGGAGCTTGGTCAGCCAGGGAGACCTTCAGGTGGCAGGTGATGTAGATCTGGGGAggcaaggcagagcagaggggttAGGCTGTCATCTGCCTTTATGGCTTTCCCATGCACCGTGAAGTTGGTCTCCAGTGGGACCACCAACTCCCCAGGGCAGCTCAagcccctctgcctccttcaAGCCGCTTAAGGATTCAGCTGTTGAAGCCCATCAGAAGGGCTTGTCTTGACCAGTATCAGAACTGGTCTCCAAGGAAGATCCTTGGCTTAGAGGGCCATGATCCAGAAGCAGTAATACAGGGTGACCTGAACCATACATTACTATGAGTCAGTTGCCTTGGGAATGTAATTCTAGACAAAACCACGTTAACTTTCTTAATAGAATGAAGCTATAGCCCCATCTAGACAAGGGACTTCACTTGCTTTAGGAAGGATTTACCAGATTGCTGGAGTCTCCTGCAAACTTGAATGCATCTACTGCAAACCGAAGCACGTCTTGCCTGGGTCTCGGGGATATAAAAGTCGAGGTGGCATCATCCAGTTGCCCATCCACCAGGCACCTAGGCACAAAAGCGAGGGCCAGCAGGATCCCACTGTCAGAGATATCCATAACCTGCAGAAAGGCACCTCTAAATACAGGCACAGCCAGCTCTtacccactgaagtcaatgaaagcATACTGGGGAGAAGAGCTCCTGTCCGGGGTCAGGGTGGCCACACAGTTGTCCACAAAGAGCCTCAGAGGTGCGTGGTTCTCAGTGTTGACACCAGCTTGGAAGTGGAGGACCTCTCCCAGTTGAAATACGGTGGAGACTCTCTCGGCACTCCAGTCATCTGGAAGGAAAGAGGTCACGAGGCACTCATGAATGGGAAGCCAGCTTGGGGTTTCCTTGGGTGGAAGCAGTGAAGCACAACAGGCACGAGGCCCTGGGTACCCACCAGAACTGTACCAAACCCCAGGAGCACTGGGGTGATACCAGCACCAGCTGTGCCACCCATTAGAAACACAGCCACCTCAGAGGCCAGCCCAGGGTGCTCTGCACCAGAGGAGACCCTCACCCAAAACCTACCGTTCATGAGGCGCAGGGAGAAGGGCAGCTTCTCCTCGGAGGACAGGGTGGAGCGGAAGGGCACCCACGTGGGCTTGACACCGTTGCTGCTCACGTTGTCCCTCCTGTGGATGGATGGCCATAGTTAAATTCTCTGCGGCAGCAGAAGGGGCTTGCTTGGTACTCACCTGCATTGGCTCACCTTGGGTAGTGGCACTCAATAGGAACCACGGCAGGGCTGGTGCGGATGATGACAGGGTTGCCAGCAGGAACTGGCTTGTAATTTAAGCTCGTGCTGTAGACTAGAGCATCAGGGGTCACCTGGGGACAAGACAAGACACATTATCCAGTCATTAAGAGCCCTGTTCCTTggccacacacacagagcagcacattTAAGCCCAGAGACTCAGTGCTGAGATGTTTCTTCTGGTCATCAGCCAGTAGTAGCATTTACGCTGGAGGCAGGTGAGTAGCACTCATCCTACTACAGGGATGCTCTGGCCTGGGAAGCTGCTCCAGGCTGTCCCAGGACAGCCTCtggtcagcagcagagctggatgcagaGGTGCTTaagctgattcttttttttccccttctagtTTCCGTGCCCCAGAACAACAGACAAGAAGGTCTGTCCCCCAGGATATCAGAGGGTGACTTCTGCTCAGGGGGATTTAACAAAGATATGTGCTGGCTGGAGTATGGGGGGGCACCTGCTCACCCTCATGGCCCCAAGCCTCTCCCAGAGGGGAGAGACCACTTCAAATTTAAGTTTTCTGTGAAGTAACTTCTTGCTACACTCAAGCAGCAGTAAGCAGCACCCAGATGCCTCCTGAGGTAAGCATCCACTGCTGGCTTGCTGCAGTGGCTCCCAGCACCAGGTCATCTGGGCTCCACCCTGGAGGTGGCAGCAACAGCATAAATAATCCTGGAAGATTTAGATACCTCTGTATTCATCAGGAAAAAACTAATTTCTCTGCCGCTTGcattcccttccctgctcacACAACCCCAGAACTGGACAGCACAGCTTCTGCTGACCTTGAAATGCAGACTGAGATGTCCAGCCTCTAGGAAAGGCTTTGGAGCATTTCCCTGAGCCCAGCTACACTGCAACCCCTACCAGTCTCAGCACCCCAAGGCACCGAGGTGCAAGCCAAGAGGCAGACCCCCACCCTAGGGCTCCGCACCCGCCCCAGCCTTACCCTGAGGATGCTGCCACACTCATGCAGTCCAGCCACGAAGGTCACCACGGTCTCAGCAGCACTCCAGACTGCAGGCAGGCAAGCAGCCGAGCCCAGggtcagctctgcagccctgacCAGGCGCCCCGTGCCGAAGAGGTCCCTGTGCACCGTGACCACCACCTGCGCCTCCTGGCACTGCACGGCCACGGGGTGCAGCggggcagcagcctggagctgggAGACATCCACCCATGCCCAGGGGGAGAGCTGGGAGAAGGCACGGGGCTGCCCCAAGGAAGGATCCCCTCCGTACCTCCggagctctgcctcccctctAATGAAGCCCCAGGGGTTGTAAGCAACCACCTCCCcaaaaacccagcagaaaagAGCAAACCCCAGGCTGCTTCCAGGCCTCATCTTGCCTACCAGGGTCCAGCACAAGGAGCAACTGCTGCCCAGGGACCTTTTATAGCCCACATCTCCCACAGCCGCTTCCACCCCAGGTGACGCTCGGCACAGCTCCCATAAGGGCAACTGGCATCAGCTGAGAGCACCCAATTCCCTGGGGAACCCATTGGGGTGGGCTCTAATGAGCTAATGAGGTGCTGGACTGGGTCCCTTGCCCACAGGAGAGATGTTGAGTTTGCTGTGCAGCCaactgcagtttttttcccgTTTTTTGGTAATAACCACCTCCGTAAGATCCACAGAGATGTGTCCCCCAGACCATTGTCCACTCCAGATCATGGGGTCGTTCTGCAGTGGGGTCACTGGGGGATGGCGTGAGGGCTGACACTTTCCCAAGGCAAACCCACTCCTCGGTTGCCCAAacttgtccctgtccccagctcctTCAGGGTGCTGATGATCCTCATGGAGCCGCTCATGTCAAGGGCAATCGGGGATTTCCAGGACGTGAGGGACTCACTACCAagcaaaaatagattttttggaggaagaaggggaaatttAAACTTGAATCaagcagaagaataaaaggaaaaggggggatCGTGGGGGAGATGCCCATCAGTTGCCCTGAACCGcatccctgctcctgcaggagcAGATTCCACACGGTGGCGTCCGCACCGGCGCGGCCACCCgtgtttccttgtgtttccttgtgcttcccGGGATTTTagcaaaagggaggaaaatgctTGTGCACACATGGCTATTTAACTGTTTCCTGAACAGACTGATCCCCCGGAGCCACCGGCTTCCTGGGCAGGACTGGTGTTAAAATGACTGATAGTAAAATAATGAATAGAATAATCCTTATTAGGAATAATATTAGAGCTGTtaggtattaaaaataataatgatttctAATAATTATTAGAATTATTAGACCTGCGGCAAAATGGTCCCCACAGTGTCTGGGCAGTCCATCCCTTCCTGGGATGATTCAGCAGCAGGTTGTCCCCTCCGTGGTCCCCAGAGGGAGGGGACTGGGGCAGGCTGACCCAGCTGAATCACCCTGCAAGCTTCCTCGTGCCTGGATACAGGCTGTAAATcaggaggaaaagcagtttgTGTATTGAAGTGACACCGAGGAGGAGCACAGCTTTGGACAGGAGTCCTTGTATGGGGGTTTTAGGGACAGCACAAGGAtgtttgctttgcctctgcctctgGGTGAATGTTGGAGCGCTCATTGCTTTGCTCGCACACGCAGGTGAGATGCCCACGAGTTTCGGGCGATAGTCGTGGCTGAATCAGGCTGTTTTGGCATGATCCAAACTGGATAGGTGCCGGCAGGACAGCTATGCACTGTCTGAAGGGAAATTACTTGGCTTGTTCCTATGGGGAGCAGGCTGATGGGCTTTCTCGGCACGTCCCTGAGCAAACAGGAACTCTTGGTGCTCTCTTGCTTGTCTTCAAGCCAATACCTGTCTCGAGGATAGCCACACGTCTCATGTACATGGGTCATCCCGTGCTCATCGTGCTCATCTCAGCTGCGTCGTGGGCTCAAGGGGCCATGACGTTGCAAAGCACCCATCACCGCAGCACCCACCACCCTGCACATCTGCCTTTTTGAGCAGGTGGGTATTGTGGGAACGGGGAGCAAAAGGAAATCATTTGCAATGCACAACAAATTAggaaaatgatttatttcttctgcatctgtAGGCAGGCGCAGGAGCCAAAGAGCAATGAGGTGCATGCCCTGATCAAGCAATTCCCTGGCTGTCTTTGAGCTtggaaagcaggaggagaggcaggaaaacCATACCCCTGTGTGTCCACTTAAGAGGTTCATATCCCAGGCTAGAGGGGTCAGATCCTGCTGACCGAAGGAGGATTTTCAGTTCGTTCCACAGCTGTGTCCCTGTGGTGGTGCAGACCCTCTGGGCCACGTTGcgatgtcaggaccagccaacattgtgttcttCTTTTGGCTACAAGTGCAGTAAGCTGGGacaatctggtactttcttgtCCTGGCTACGGCACAGTGAGTGCGGACGATTAGGTACTCCCTAGccgtacctgaaactcctgctgcctggATCATGGCCCACCCTGGAAGGcgc
It includes:
- the LOC127020637 gene encoding zona pellucida sperm-binding protein 3-like; protein product: MRPGSSLGFALFCWVFGEVVAYNPWGFIRGEAELRRYGGDPSLGQPRAFSQLSPWAWVDVSQLQAAAPLHPVAVQCQEAQVVVTVHRDLFGTGRLVRAAELTLGSAACLPAVWSAAETVVTFVAGLHECGSILRVTPDALVYSTSLNYKPVPAGNPVIIRTSPAVVPIECHYPRRDNVSSNGVKPTWVPFRSTLSSEEKLPFSLRLMNDDWSAERVSTVFQLGEVLHFQAGVNTENHAPLRLFVDNCVATLTPDRSSSPQYAFIDFSGCLVDGQLDDATSTFISPRPRQDVLRFAVDAFKFAGDSSNLIYITCHLKVSLADQAPDPLNKACSFNKASNLWAPVEGTRDVCSCCEMRSCGLARHSRRLHAPSRWQGGRARRELPSQLDSLVKEADVVVGPLFIHSWQDHPVKRMPSQDAGHLWMILGLAAVAGLVILILAVLGALTVC